One Rattus rattus isolate New Zealand chromosome 12, Rrattus_CSIRO_v1, whole genome shotgun sequence genomic window carries:
- the Plau gene encoding urokinase-type plasminogen activator, producing the protein MRVWLASLFLCALVAHSEGGSELGASDESNCGCQNGGVCVSYKYFSSIRRCSCPKKFKGEHCEIDTSKTCYHGNGQSYRGKANTDTKGRPCLAWNSPAVLQQTYNAHRSDALSLGLGKHNYCRNPDNQRRPWCYVQIGLKQFVQECMVQDCSLSKKPSSTVDQQGFQCGQKALRPRFKIVGGEFTVVENQPWFAAIYLKNKGGSPPSFKCGGSLISPCWVASATHCFVNQPKKEEYVVYLGQSKRNSYNPGEMKFEVEQLILHEDFSDETLAFHNDIALLKIRTSTGQCAQPSRTIQTICLPPRFGDAPFGSDCEITGFGQESATDYFYPKDLKMSVVKIISHEQCKQPHYYGSEINYKMLCAADPEWKTDSCSGDSGGPLICNIDGRPTLSGIVSWGSGCAEKYKPGVYTRVSYFLNWIQSHIGEENGLTF; encoded by the exons ATGAGAGTCTGGCTTGCGAGCCTGTTCCTCTGCGCCTTGGTGGCGCACTCTGAA GGTGGCAGTGAACTTGGAGCTTCTGATGAAT CAAACTGTGGCTGTCAGAACGGAGGAGTATGTGTGTCCTACAAGTACTTCTCCAGCATTCGAAGATGCAGCTGCCCAAAGAAATTCAAAGGGGAGCACTGTGAGATAG ATACATCGAAAACCTGCTATCATGGAAATGGTCAATCTTACCGAGGAAAGGCCAACACTGACACCAAAGGCcggccctgcctggcctggaattcacccgCTGTCCTTCAGCAAACCTACAATGCTCACAGATCCGATGCTCTCAGCCTAGGCCTGGGGAAACACAATTACTGCAG GAACCCCGACAACCAGAGGCGACCCTGGTGCTATGTGCAAATTGGCCTAAAGCAGTTTGTCCAAGAATGCATGGTGCAGGACTGCTCTCTCA gCAAAAAGCCTTCTTCTACTGTAGACCAACAAGGGTTCCAGTGTGGCCAGAAGGCTCTCAGGCCCCGCTTCAAGATCGTTGGGGGAGAATTCACTGTCGTTGAGAACCAGCCCTGGTTTGCGGCCATCTACCTGAAGAACAAGGGAGGAAGCCCTCCCTCCTTTAAATGTGGTGGGAGCCTCATCAGCCCTTGCTGGGTGGCCAGCGCCACACACTGCTTCGT GAATCAGCCAAAGAAGGAAGAGTACGTTGTCTACCTGGGTCAGTCGAAGCGGAACTCCTATAACCCCGGAGAGATGAAGTTTGAGGTGGAGCAGCTCATCTTGCACGAAGACTTCAGCGACGAAACTCTGGCCTTCCATAATGACATAG cctTGCTGAAGATACGTACCAGCACGGGCCAATGCGCACAGCCATCCAGGACCATACAGACCATCTGCCTGCCCCCGAGGTTTGGTGATGCTCCGTTTGGTTCAGACTGCGAGATCACTGGCTTCGGACAAGAGAGTGCCA CTGACTATTTCTATCcgaaggacctgaaaatgtccgTTGTAAAGATTATTTCTCACGAACAGTGCAAGCAGCCCCACTACTATGGCTctgaaattaattataaaatgctGTGTGCTGCTGACCCAGAGTGGAAAACAGATTCCTGCTCG GGAGATTCAGGAGGACCTCTTATCTGTAACATTGATGGCCGCCCAACTCTGAGCGGGATTGTGAGCTGGGGCAGTGGATGTGCAGAGAAATACAAGCCTGGTGTCTACACGAGGGTCTCATACTTCCTGAACTGGATTCAGTCCCACATTGGGGAAGAGAATGGCCTAACCTTCTGA